A genomic segment from Peribacillus sp. ACCC06369 encodes:
- the dxs gene encoding 1-deoxy-D-xylulose-5-phosphate synthase, whose product MDLLSIKDPSFLKKMNNEELVELSVEIRKFLVEKLSVTGGHIGPNLGVVELTIALHKEFDSPNDKILWDVGHQSYVHKILTGRAGEFNTLKKYKGLCGFPKMIESPHDVWETGHSSTSLSAAMGMAAARDIKGEKSFILPVIGDGALTGGMALEALNHIGDEKKDMIVILNDNEMSIAPNVGALHTILGRLRTAGKYNWAKDELELLLKKIPAVGGKLAATAERLKDSMKYLLVSGIFFEELGFTYLGPVDGHNYEELLENLRYAKKTKGPVLLHVITKKGKGYSPAELDTTGNWHGTGPYKIETGDFVKSTSKAPAWSALVSDTVSRLAREDERIVAITPAMPVGSKLVGFSREFPERFYDVGIAEQHAATFAAGLATQKMKPFLAIYSTFLQRAYDQVVHDICRQNLNVFIGIDRAGLVGSDGETHQGVFDIAFLRHIPNMVLMMPKDENEGQHMVNTALSYNDGPIAMRFPRGNGWGVVMDAELQQIPIGSWEVLKEGTDAAILTFGTTIPMALEAAELLEKEDYSVKVINARFIKPLDENMLSSLLGEKMPILTIEEAVLQGGFGSSVLEYAHDQGFYGAIIDRMGIPDYFIEHGSVDELLEEIGLTTETAIKKIKMITPKKEKRA is encoded by the coding sequence TTGGATCTTCTATCTATAAAAGACCCTTCTTTTTTGAAGAAGATGAATAATGAAGAACTAGTCGAGTTAAGTGTGGAAATACGTAAATTCCTTGTGGAAAAATTATCGGTGACCGGTGGGCATATCGGTCCCAATTTAGGTGTAGTCGAGTTGACTATAGCCTTGCATAAAGAATTCGACAGTCCGAATGATAAAATATTATGGGATGTTGGTCACCAATCCTATGTGCATAAAATCCTGACTGGCAGAGCAGGGGAGTTCAATACCTTAAAGAAATATAAAGGTCTATGCGGCTTTCCTAAAATGATTGAAAGCCCCCATGATGTTTGGGAAACCGGTCACAGTTCGACTTCCCTTTCAGCTGCAATGGGAATGGCCGCTGCCCGTGATATAAAAGGTGAAAAAAGTTTCATTTTGCCTGTAATCGGTGACGGGGCTCTAACAGGCGGAATGGCACTTGAAGCATTGAATCATATCGGTGATGAAAAAAAGGACATGATCGTTATCCTGAATGATAATGAAATGTCGATAGCGCCTAATGTGGGGGCTTTGCACACGATATTGGGAAGATTGCGGACCGCAGGTAAATATAACTGGGCAAAAGATGAATTGGAGTTACTTTTGAAAAAAATTCCTGCAGTCGGTGGTAAGCTTGCAGCTACCGCTGAACGCTTGAAGGATAGCATGAAGTACTTATTGGTCTCAGGAATCTTTTTCGAAGAACTCGGTTTCACATACCTTGGACCAGTCGATGGTCATAATTATGAAGAGTTGCTGGAGAATTTAAGATATGCCAAGAAAACGAAGGGACCCGTACTGCTACATGTCATCACGAAAAAAGGCAAAGGCTATTCACCTGCCGAGTTGGATACAACAGGAAATTGGCATGGGACAGGCCCCTACAAGATAGAGACAGGCGATTTCGTGAAATCCACTAGTAAAGCTCCTGCATGGAGTGCCCTTGTAAGCGATACTGTCAGCAGGCTCGCCCGTGAAGATGAACGGATTGTCGCGATTACACCTGCAATGCCCGTAGGTTCGAAATTGGTGGGGTTTTCCCGAGAGTTCCCAGAGCGTTTCTATGATGTAGGGATTGCCGAGCAGCATGCTGCAACTTTTGCAGCTGGATTGGCAACGCAAAAAATGAAACCGTTCCTGGCCATTTATTCAACCTTCCTGCAAAGGGCTTATGACCAGGTGGTCCATGATATCTGCCGACAGAATTTGAACGTATTCATAGGAATCGATCGTGCCGGATTGGTTGGTTCCGATGGTGAAACGCATCAAGGCGTTTTCGATATTGCATTCTTACGGCACATTCCTAATATGGTGTTGATGATGCCGAAAGATGAAAACGAAGGCCAGCATATGGTCAATACGGCCTTAAGCTATAATGATGGTCCAATCGCTATGCGATTCCCTCGTGGGAATGGTTGGGGTGTTGTGATGGATGCTGAATTACAGCAGATTCCAATCGGTTCGTGGGAAGTTCTTAAAGAAGGAACGGATGCTGCCATCTTAACGTTCGGTACCACCATTCCAATGGCCCTTGAAGCGGCAGAACTGCTAGAGAAAGAGGATTATTCAGTTAAGGTGATCAATGCCCGGTTCATTAAGCCTTTGGATGAGAACATGCTAAGCAGCCTACTTGGTGAAAAAATGCCTATCTTGACAATAGAAGAAGCGGTTCTTCAAGGTGGTTTTGGCAGTTCTGTACTAGAATATGCTCATGACCAAGGGTTTTATGGGGCAATTATAGATCGAATGGGAATACCTGATTATTTCATTGAACATGGCAGTGTCGATGAACTTCTTGAAGAGATCGGTTTAACGACTGAAACAGCCATCAAAAAGATTAAAATGATAACACCCAAAAAAGAAAAAAGGGCCTGA
- a CDS encoding polyprenyl synthetase family protein gives MGTVSFDMFSKEYKAIIEREIVEYVNKLNAPAVVKDAMIYSLEAGGKRIRPLLVFAVLEAFGKNLRMGIPAAAAIEMIHTYSLIHDDLPAMDDDDLRRGKPTNHKVFGEAVAVLAGDALLTYSFQLVTDMNDPDVTAEMKLNLVSEIAKSAGAEGMVGGQVADMEGENKQLTLQELEYIHEHKTGKLLTASILSGAILAGANEEQRLHLRDFAYHLGLAFQIRDDILDIEGSVELIGKPVGSDEGNHKSTYPSLLSLQGAKEKLNHHIELAHAALGKTTLQTVLLNELTDLIANRNH, from the coding sequence ATGGGTACGGTGTCCTTTGATATGTTTTCTAAAGAATATAAGGCGATTATAGAACGGGAAATCGTTGAATATGTCAATAAGCTTAATGCTCCTGCTGTGGTCAAAGATGCCATGATCTATTCATTGGAGGCAGGCGGTAAACGGATTCGCCCTTTATTGGTCTTTGCGGTTCTGGAGGCCTTTGGAAAAAACTTGAGGATGGGGATACCTGCAGCTGCTGCCATTGAAATGATTCATACATATTCTTTGATTCATGATGATCTTCCAGCGATGGATGATGATGATCTCCGCCGCGGAAAACCGACGAACCATAAAGTGTTCGGTGAGGCGGTAGCAGTACTGGCAGGTGATGCCCTCCTTACATATAGCTTTCAATTGGTGACGGATATGAACGATCCAGATGTGACGGCTGAAATGAAGCTGAACCTTGTAAGTGAAATTGCTAAGTCTGCCGGTGCCGAAGGGATGGTTGGAGGTCAAGTTGCCGATATGGAAGGTGAAAATAAACAGTTGACCCTTCAGGAATTGGAGTATATCCATGAACATAAAACAGGGAAGTTATTGACTGCAAGCATCCTTTCCGGTGCTATATTAGCCGGTGCGAATGAAGAACAGCGACTCCATTTACGTGACTTTGCATACCACCTGGGGCTTGCTTTTCAGATTCGGGATGATATTCTGGATATTGAAGGGTCAGTCGAGTTGATCGGCAAGCCGGTTGGCAGTGATGAGGGAAATCATAAAAGCACATATCCTTCTTTACTTTCGCTTCAAGGGGCAAAGGAAAAGTTGAACCATCATATTGAACTTGCTCATGCCGCTTTGGGAAAAACAACCTTACAAACGGTTTTGTTGAATGAACTAACCGATTTAATAGCGAACCGTAATCATTGA